TTACAGAGGTTCTGCCTAGGATTTCCTCCTGCTCATCACCTTCCCCAGGCCCCTGTTCATGTCTTTGTTTCTCAGACTGTAGATAAAATGGTTTAGCATGGAGGATAGAACTGTGTCGACAATTGTTGCCAGTTGCCCCCTAACAGTGTAGCTGGACAAAGGCTGTAAATAGACATAGAAGATGCTTCCATAAAAGAGGATCACCACAGTAAAGTGGGAACCACAGGTGAAGAAGGCTTTGCACGTCCCAGCAGCTGAGGGGATGGTGAGAAATGCAATGAGGATTCGTACATGAGAAAAAGCAATGCATAGAAAGGGGATCACCCAAACAACCAGTCCTTTTGCCTCTATTGTGATGTCATTGACAAATGTGGAGGAGCAGGACAATTTCAGCAGAGGGTTGATGTCACAGAGGAAGTGATGGATAACATTATAGTCACAGAAGTTGAGAAGTTTCAGGAGAagcatgtgtgggtgtgtgcagaGGTGAGGAAATGAGCATAAGAACAGTAGCAGGACACAGTGGTGGCGGCTTATGGTAGTGACATAATGGAAGGGGTCACAGATGGCCACATAGTGGTCAAAGGCCATGACTGCCAGAAGGCAGCTGCCAGTGTTGCCCAAAGCATACATAAAATACATCTGTGTCAGACACTCTGCATAGGAGACGTTCTTCTCTGACAGGAAGTTTACTAGCATCTTGTTGACACTTGGGAAGCAAGTGTAAGTGAAAGACAGTGAACTCAAGGAGAAATACAATGGGATCTGGAACTGAGGGTCAGAGCGGATGGCCAGGATTATGAGCAGGTTCCCTGTTACGGTGACCAGGTACATGGTGAGGAATAGGATAAAGAGTGGCTTCTGGTCCTTCACCTGGGAAGGGAATCCCAGGACGATagagtcagagacaccactgTTTCCTCGACATTTTCCATGCCGTGATCATGGAGTGAGCTAAAATAAAGAAGATCCAACCATTTAACACACATGTCTTAACTGTAATCATAAGCAAGCCAACAAATCAATGCTTCTTTCTCCATTGACTTTCCACCCATAGGGTCATGGTTACCTACCATGTGGGCAACTCATCAACTTTGTGGTCCTTGATGCTGCCCTCCCTTCCCAACTATACGACTTCACAAGCTTCTTGTGTCTATAACGTTGACTTAAGAGGAAGAATGTTCTTTCAGGAACAGAAACCATCCTGATTCAGTTTAAtattaaatgctaaaaataattctttactgagcacttgctctgtgcAAAATACTCTTCTGGGAGTGAGGACACAACTGTGAATAAGGTAGTGAAAGGTCTGGCTTTGTAGATGTTGCATTCTAATGCAggttctatctatctatctatctatctgtcagtTATCTATCATCTGTTAATTCTCTATCATCTACCAATTATTTATCATCAGTTATCTATCTTACCTAtctctcatctatctatctgtcatctatatcatccatctatctatcatctatcatcaaATAGTTCTACattttgtgaagaaaaataaagccacatgAAGGGATAGAGACTCACAGTAGTAAGGTGgagaatttgtttatttcagataaggtggttttatttttctctgtctatgTGAAAACACATTTTCAGTTATCTCATGTGAAGTTTTATCTCAAATTCCTTGCCAAAAAAGGGGCTTGATAAAATAATCAACAGGGAAATCCGAGGAATAATGATCCCAGACCAACAAAGTTTTACTGATGTGCTTCCTTTATTTTCAGAGACACTTATTTAGAAGTTCATACTCCTTAGTGAACAACAAACTATCAGTCTCAGTCCACAcaaatccttatttttaaatttgctttttccttatttttcctttaatttcctaAACCTGTCATGTTCCCACATCTGGGACACTCAACCATTAAGCAAGCAAAGGTCCCTCCATGCCatcatccatttgtttatttatctatgtatatatctttgaaaatatatagtaTTGCTTTGTTTATACATCTTTTTGTTCCGTTTACTTCAACAATAATGTGGCGTATATCtcactctgtttttttctctatatatacaaTTTGTTTTAGGTCTATCTATGTTTTGATTCTTTACTTTTCACCCCTCGTTGTATGCATGCAGCACACTTGACTTAATATGTTTCCCTAGATTCCCTCTAAATCTATACTATCAAGAACAACATTGATTCAAGTATCCTCATTCCCACAAAGTGTTTTAAATTCTTCATCCAGACATTTAGAACGTGCATATTGGATAGGCCCTTTTCATAGTGGTTCAAGGAATGACCATTTATCCATTCCTTTACACAACACTTAAAAGCCTATTTTCCAGGTGGTTAACATCAGGCactttattaaatatctttaaacttcagttttctcatctgtaaatagggtATACTAACATTTGCCTCAGAAGATTTTTGCGAGGTGTTCATGATACTTAAAATGGCTCTAAAGACCGAGCAAATATACCAAATGATAccattctcttctcctccctctcttcattATTGCCAAGGAATTTTTCCCTAAATAGGTACTTGTACATGTTCTCATGAGTAAAAAACCTGAATATTAAAATGACCTTAGCCCTCACACTCCAATGCTCTAATGGTCAAATTAACCTTACTATAAATTTAGAAAGCTTTCTTAGATGGGATATTTTCTGATGCTTTGAATAATATGAGAGCGAATCAGTAATGAAGCATTTACCTTATACAGGAAGTAGtttgtttaatcctcacgacaCTCTTATGAAGCATAAGCTAGTTTTattcccatttctttcctctgGTGAGGAAATAGATATAGAGACAACATAATTTTCTAAAACCACACATCAAGTAAATAGCAGAAAGAAGATTAAAATTCAAGACTAATTCTGAATCTCAAGATTTAACCATGatacatcttttcatatttttgtaaagCTATAAAAGTATATCTAAAACAATCATGTGTaggatctatttttcttttttctttttctttttttttttttttgcctaaactgtctattcatttatttaatttattttaatttttaattttctttagcttTCAGATTTCcatagtaatatatttcaaattctatgtagattacgTGATGTtaaccacccaaaaactaattatagtccaacacctcacatgtgagcctaataaccctttttgccctcctccctccccccttcccctatggtaaccaccaatccaatctccattgctatgtgtttgtcattgttattaTCTTCTACTCATAAGTgcaatcatatggtatttgactttctccctctgacttatttcacattgtactggaagttgtAACCATTGCAATAGagcaggaaaaatatataaaaggcaTCTACATTGGAATGGCAATTAAAATGGTTTTCATTGCAGAGGACATTATCACCTATGTAAAAAATCCAGTGGAATACACAAAAAtgttactagaactaataagttgACTTTGGCAAGGTTTTTGTTTATGTTAATAGTGAGCAGTTAGgaatggaaatttaaaacagTACCATTTAAATAGTATCAAAAATATGacatacacagaaataaatcTAATGAGAACATAGAAGACTTTTATTCTAAAAAGCACAAATCATTgcagaaataaattaaggaagatataaataaatgtagaaatataCCATGATCATGGGTAGGAAGGCTTATTATTGTTAAGTTGGTAATTCTCTCTATAttggtctatagattcaatgcagacCCATTCAACATATTGtcagtctgtctttttttttggtggaattcGATGAACTGATTCTAAAACTTTTGTGGAAATGCAAACAATAtggaagagccaaaacaattttgaaaagaggaACTAAGTAGGAAGATTGCCTGATTTAAAACCTGATCGTACAGCTATAGTAACCAAGACAGTATGATattagaataaagataaaaatagatcaatggaacagaacagagtccatAAACAGATCCATACATGTGTGCACAACTGATTTTACACTAAGGACAAAGGCaattcagtagaaaaaaatacagactttCAGCAAATGATGCTGAAAGAATTGAATATCCACATTCAACAAAATGAACATTTAGCCAAACCTAGTAGTGAATAcaaaaagtaacataaaatgaGCAATACATCTAAATATAAATCTAAAGCTGCAAAAATTTTAGAAGACTATCTGAGAAGAAATCCGTAGGGTCTTGGATTAGGCAAGCTTTCTTATAAAAACACTAAGATCACaatgcataaaagaaaattttgaaaattgcaCTACatcaaatgggacttcatcataTTTTTGGAATAacactgttaaaagaataaaactaaaagaccagataggtaaaaaaaaaaaatgtttataagtaATTtctctgataaaggacttgaatacaaaatataaaaagaattcttaaagaAACAGTGAtgagtagaaaaaaaattattaaaaaaatgagcaaaatatttgaacagatacttcaccaaagaagatatacacacaaGAAAGGAAGCTGCACAAagttagtcattaaggaaatgcaaattaagacctgaaagagataccactacacaaccaTTGTgacattaaaactaaaaagactgaccataccaaatgTTGACCATATGTGTTAGAGTGTTAGAAGTCctcatcacaataaaaaagatttttgtgtAATTATATATGGTGaaagatgttaactagactcatCTTGGTGATCATTttccaatatatacaaatactgaatcactAGATTGTACACCTCAAACTAATTTAATGTTATATGCCATTATAcctaaatacaaaatgaaaaaaacaaaacaaaatgccatTGACCACACTAGGACTCTGTGAGGGAATTCAAACTCTTGCACATTGTCTGTGAGAGTTAAAAATGATGTGGCAGCTTTAAAAAAACGCCATCAATTTCTTACAACGTTGAttatattcttaccatatgattcatCTGTTACCCTCTTAGCTTTTTACccatgagaaatgaaagcatatgtccattcAAAGgcttatttataaatgtttgatTTAAGTTTGATAGAGCAAAACTGTAGACAACCCAATATTAACCACCAGGtgaatatacaatggaatattatttggcaataaaagtaatgaagtattgatacactaaaaaatttggatgaatctcaaaataacatgctaagtgaaagaagacaaaaaaatagagcatgctacatgattccatttacataaaattttagaaaggcAAACTAATGCATAGTGatggaaagcagatcagtggttgcatGGTTACCATGATGGGGGTTGGAGAAGGCTAGTATGGCAAGGAGAGGTTACAAAGTGGGGCAAGGCATTCTTCAGGGGGAACGGATATTATCTCTACTTTTTGATGTGATAGCTTCATGAGTGAATGCACACGTCAGAACTTATCAAATTGTGcatttgatttcttatttatttttatttttgaagtattttattgaggtcatattgttttataacattgcgtaatttcaagtgtatattattatatttcagtttctgtaaagCTTGCATCgtactcaccaccaatagtctaaatTTTAGCCATCATCAAACATATGTGCCccattacccctttcacccacgctctactcctttcccctctggtaaccactaacctgttctctttatccgtgtgtttgtttatcttccacacatgagcaAAAttgtatggtgtttgtctttctctgcagacacagaaagactggcttatttcgcttagcataatacgctcaagtccatccatgttgttacaaatgggacattttgtcttttttaatggctaatttgtatttcattgcatataaatacatatgtatacatcttCTTCGTgcgttcatcagttgatgggaacttgggttgtttctatgtcttggctattatgaataatgctgcaatgaacacagtggtgcataaatctctttgaattgttgattgcatgttctttggataaatacccagtattggggtagctggatcatatagtatttctatttttgttttttgagaaatctcagtactgttttccatagtggctgcaccagtttgctttcccaccagcagcatatgaggattcccttttcttcacatcctcgctgacatcagttatttttttcttggtaattgtagacattctgatgggtgtgagatgaGATCTAATTGtacactttttttgtttgtttgttgttgttgtttgctgggaaagatttgccctgagataacatctattgccaatcatcctctttctttttccctccccaaagtcccagtgcatagttgtatattctagctgttaGCCCTTCTATGTCTTCTATGTGAGCTACCACAAGAGCACAGCAATTGAAAGATAAGTagtgtggttccacaactgggGTCTGACACGGGGCCCCCAACATGGTGAGAgcacaaactttaaccactaggccatcagggctggctctcattgtagttttgatttgcatttctctaaaacTTAGTGATGTTCaacaacattttttcatgtgcctatgtacacctgtatatcttctttcgaagaatgtctttatatcttctgctccttttttttttaaagattttatttttccctttttctccccaaagccccccagtacatagttgtatattctttgttgtgggtccttctagttgtggcatgtgggatgctgcctcagcgtggtttgatgagcagtgccatgtccgcacccaggattcgaaccaacgaaacactgggccgcctgcagaggagcacgcaaacttaaccactcggccacagggccagccccttctgctccttttttgattgggttgtgtgatttttttgttgttgagtgttAGGAGCTCCTTACATAtgttggaaattaactccttattTGGTataagatttacaaatattttcccccagtttttaggttgacttttcattttgttcatggtttccttcgCCTTGCTGaagttttttagtctgatgtagtcccatttgtctattttttcttttgtttcccttgacctAGTAGATATGTTATTTCAAAAAAGCTGCTGTTAAGATCGATGTCAGTGTACTACCTataatttcttctagaaattttatggtttcgggtcttacattcaagtctctaatacattgtgagttaatttttgtgtatggtgtaagataatgatctactttcattcctgatagttaatgatgtttaacatcttttcatgtgcctcttggccatctgtatatcttctttggagaaagggctgttcagatcttttgctcattttttaattgggtggttaatttttttgctgttgagatatatgagttccttatatactttggccattaatctcttatcagatatatggtttgaaaatatcttctcccaattgataggttgtcttctcattttgttgatggtttcctttgctgtgcacaagctttttagtttgatgtagtcccatttgtttatttttttccttgcctaataagacatgatccatgaaaatatgctgctaagattgacatcgaagagcatactgcctaatttttctcctaaaagtttcatgattt
Above is a genomic segment from Equus przewalskii isolate Varuska chromosome 26, EquPr2, whole genome shotgun sequence containing:
- the LOC103555901 gene encoding olfactory receptor 1L8-like, which produces MVSVPERTFFLLSQRYRHKKLVKSGVSDSIVLGFPSQVKDQKPLFILFLTMYLVTVTGNLLIILAIRSDPQFQIPLYFSLSSLSFTYTCFPSVNKMLVNFLSEKNVSYAECLTQMYFMYALGNTGSCLLAVMAFDHYVAICDPFHYVTTISRHHCVLLLFLCSFPHLCTHPHMLLLKLLNFCDYNVIHHFLCDINPLLKLSCSSTFVNDITIEAKGLVVWVIPFLCIAFSHVRILIAFLTIPSAAGTCKAFFTCGSHFTVVILFYGSIFYVYLQPLSSYTVRGQLATIVDTVLSSMLNHFIYSLRNKDMNRGLGKVMSRRKS